The following are encoded in a window of Streptomyces sp. 11x1 genomic DNA:
- a CDS encoding VOC family protein produces the protein MADETPYPEGVPCWVDAQLPDVEAGKRFYGELFGWTFAVAPGDGAHEVWAHVEGAPVAALAPKPDGRLPTVWTVHFATPDALALTARIVAAGGQVITPPTPVGGLGTAALATDPESAVFGLWQAAAHPGFGRRHEPGTFAWAELYTRDTKAANSFYAHLFHEALFGPDATPDFGRATLTDVFPAEMPPHFLVHFGTEDCEAALGTVSRLGGRVQVPPFDTSYGNVAVVTDNQGASFALLQRKDDNGRRVAPQAADQAEQRPDELRQRGDDQREDETRSARDRAANGPEGEG, from the coding sequence ATGGCCGATGAGACCCCGTATCCCGAGGGCGTCCCCTGCTGGGTGGACGCCCAGTTGCCCGATGTGGAAGCGGGCAAGCGGTTCTACGGCGAACTCTTCGGGTGGACCTTCGCGGTGGCCCCCGGGGACGGCGCGCACGAGGTGTGGGCGCACGTCGAGGGCGCCCCCGTCGCCGCCCTCGCGCCCAAACCCGACGGCCGCCTCCCCACCGTGTGGACGGTCCACTTCGCGACCCCGGACGCGCTCGCTCTCACCGCCCGGATCGTCGCGGCCGGCGGTCAGGTGATCACCCCGCCCACCCCGGTCGGCGGCCTCGGCACCGCCGCGCTCGCCACGGACCCGGAGAGCGCGGTCTTCGGCCTCTGGCAGGCTGCCGCGCACCCCGGCTTCGGCCGGCGCCACGAGCCCGGCACGTTCGCGTGGGCCGAGCTCTACACCCGCGACACCAAGGCGGCCAACTCCTTCTACGCCCATCTGTTCCACGAGGCCCTCTTCGGCCCGGACGCCACCCCCGACTTCGGCCGCGCCACGCTCACGGACGTCTTCCCGGCGGAGATGCCACCGCATTTCCTGGTCCATTTCGGCACGGAGGACTGCGAGGCCGCGCTCGGGACCGTCAGCAGGCTCGGGGGCCGGGTGCAGGTGCCGCCGTTCGACACCTCGTACGGAAATGTGGCGGTCGTCACGGACAATCAAGGGGCGTCGTTCGCGCTGCTCCAGCGGAAGGACGACAACGGCCGGCGGGTGGCCCCGCAGGCGGCGGATCAGGCCGAACAGCGCCCGGACGAACTGCGGCAGCGGGGGGACGACCAGCGCGAGGACGAGACGCGGTCGGCGCGGGATCGCGCGGCGAACGGCCCGGAGGGCGAGGGCTGA
- a CDS encoding PQQ-binding-like beta-propeller repeat protein, with amino-acid sequence MVDQLTQHDPRRIGPFEVLGRLGAGGMGLVYLARSASGRRVAIKTVRTELAEDQLFRVRFTREVEAARAVSGFYTAAVVDADPRAAVPWLATAYVPAPSLEEIVNDCGPMPVQAVRWFAAGVAEALQSIHGAGLVHRDLKPSNVLVVEDGPRVIDFGIASGVSNTRLTMTNVAVGTPAYMSPEQAKDSRSVTGASDVFSLGSMLVFAATGHAPFHGANPVETVFMLLREGPDLSGLPDDLRPLIESCMQMDPTARPNPADLQAQLAPHLFGSGSDDSGTASAWLPEKAVSLIETRRGGRPAAKPQQTSGGRGGGGARPAPAAPPPPAYDPAPVGLGAPDTGPVRLAGGQVPIGPGPRVADARAAAVKAPPPEAGLAASWSRPRAGVNGADPAPAVAPPAPEPAASGWRPWRFRMSNDVWGTPSVADDLVYVTSFEVHALDVGTGRRRFKTRDVAWSMAVADGRIHASDGPTLFALDAREGADLWRLSTEAWVYSLKADRGTVVTATRGGGVQAWEASNGQKLWELTGAQTDFETPEAGPVVQDGTVYVWKDARLRALEARTGEERWSYPIGDAASCGGVPVRLTPASDGYVYIAAGSRVLAVDIAGGHVRWHFEAPAVFLSAPTFAPGPAVTGGGVYLADYLGTVYALDATDGRDRWRIATESRSSLEPVLVAAGHVHVGSGKGLYTLDAVTGTPKWRFQAGGEIVGAPSVAEGRIHFGSTDHLLYTLKADDGRLRWKLATGGEITGSPVVKDGVVYACSKDRCVYALDAEKGTGTARTS; translated from the coding sequence GTGGTGGATCAGCTGACGCAGCACGATCCGCGGCGGATCGGGCCGTTCGAAGTGCTGGGACGGCTGGGGGCCGGCGGCATGGGGCTGGTCTATCTGGCGCGCTCGGCGTCGGGCCGGCGCGTGGCGATCAAGACCGTGCGGACCGAGCTCGCGGAGGACCAGCTCTTCCGGGTCCGATTCACGCGTGAGGTCGAGGCGGCCCGCGCGGTGTCCGGTTTCTACACGGCCGCCGTGGTCGACGCCGACCCGCGTGCGGCCGTGCCGTGGCTGGCGACCGCGTACGTCCCCGCGCCCTCGCTCGAGGAGATAGTGAACGACTGCGGGCCCATGCCGGTCCAGGCCGTCCGCTGGTTCGCCGCGGGTGTGGCCGAAGCCCTCCAGTCCATCCACGGCGCCGGACTCGTCCACCGTGACCTGAAGCCCTCGAACGTGCTCGTCGTCGAGGACGGGCCGCGCGTGATCGACTTCGGCATCGCCTCCGGGGTGTCGAACACGCGTCTGACGATGACGAACGTCGCCGTCGGTACGCCGGCGTACATGTCGCCCGAGCAGGCGAAGGACTCGCGGAGCGTGACCGGCGCCAGCGACGTCTTCTCGCTCGGCTCGATGCTCGTCTTCGCCGCCACCGGGCACGCGCCGTTCCACGGCGCCAACCCCGTCGAGACCGTGTTCATGCTGCTGCGGGAGGGTCCGGACCTCTCCGGGCTCCCGGACGATCTGCGCCCCCTCATCGAGTCCTGTATGCAGATGGACCCGACCGCGCGCCCCAACCCCGCCGACCTCCAGGCGCAGCTCGCGCCCCACCTCTTCGGCTCCGGCTCGGACGACAGCGGCACGGCGTCGGCGTGGCTGCCCGAGAAAGCGGTCAGCCTGATCGAGACCCGCCGGGGCGGACGGCCCGCCGCCAAGCCCCAGCAGACCTCCGGCGGCCGCGGCGGCGGCGGGGCCCGCCCCGCGCCCGCAGCGCCGCCCCCGCCCGCGTACGACCCCGCGCCCGTCGGGCTCGGCGCCCCCGACACCGGGCCGGTGCGGCTCGCCGGCGGTCAGGTGCCCATCGGGCCCGGTCCGCGTGTCGCCGACGCCCGCGCCGCCGCCGTGAAGGCGCCCCCTCCCGAGGCCGGTCTCGCCGCGTCCTGGTCCCGGCCGCGCGCCGGAGTGAACGGCGCCGACCCCGCGCCCGCCGTGGCCCCGCCCGCCCCGGAACCGGCCGCCTCCGGTTGGCGCCCCTGGCGTTTCCGCATGTCGAACGACGTGTGGGGTACCCCGTCCGTCGCCGACGACCTCGTCTACGTCACCTCCTTCGAGGTGCACGCCCTGGACGTGGGCACCGGGCGGCGCCGCTTCAAGACCCGGGACGTCGCCTGGTCGATGGCGGTCGCGGACGGACGTATCCACGCCTCCGACGGCCCGACCCTCTTCGCGCTCGACGCCCGCGAGGGCGCCGACCTGTGGCGGCTGTCCACGGAAGCCTGGGTGTACTCGCTGAAGGCCGACCGGGGCACGGTGGTCACCGCCACCCGTGGCGGCGGCGTCCAGGCCTGGGAGGCGTCCAACGGCCAGAAGCTGTGGGAGCTCACCGGCGCGCAGACCGACTTCGAGACCCCGGAGGCCGGGCCGGTCGTCCAGGACGGCACGGTGTACGTCTGGAAGGACGCCCGGCTGCGCGCGCTGGAGGCCCGTACGGGCGAGGAGCGCTGGTCCTACCCGATCGGCGACGCGGCCTCCTGCGGCGGCGTCCCGGTGCGGCTGACCCCGGCCTCCGACGGCTACGTCTACATCGCCGCCGGCAGCCGTGTCCTCGCCGTCGACATCGCCGGCGGCCATGTCCGCTGGCACTTCGAGGCCCCGGCGGTGTTCCTGTCCGCCCCCACGTTCGCGCCGGGTCCCGCCGTGACGGGCGGCGGTGTCTACCTCGCCGACTACCTCGGCACGGTCTACGCCCTCGACGCGACCGACGGCCGTGACCGCTGGCGCATCGCGACGGAGTCCCGCTCCTCGCTGGAGCCCGTGCTGGTGGCCGCCGGGCACGTCCACGTCGGCAGCGGCAAGGGCCTCTACACCCTGGACGCGGTCACGGGAACGCCCAAGTGGCGCTTCCAGGCGGGCGGCGAGATCGTCGGCGCCCCGTCGGTGGCGGAGGGCCGCATCCACTTCGGCTCCACCGACCACCTCCTCTACACCCTGAAGGCCGACGACGGCCGGCTGCGGTGGAAGCTCGCCACGGGCGGGGAGATCACCGGATCACCGGTCGTCAAGGACGGCGTCGTCTACGCCTGCAGCAAGGACCGGTGCGTGTACGCCCTGGACGCGGAGAAGGGGACGGGGACGGCCCGGACGAGCTGA